One segment of Leptospirillum ferrooxidans C2-3 DNA contains the following:
- the murJ gene encoding murein biosynthesis integral membrane protein MurJ, with product MTEQTKEPKHLGKKTGSVSLATLISRIAGFLRDMFIADRFGTTSLSDLFYIGYRIPNMLRELFAEGALSSAFIPSLSRTLATKGVREASRLYTAVLYILVIILGGVILLGELFAPEILRILAPGYSMDPHSRTIGITLIRIMFPFLFFISLSALLMGILNVENKFFLPAFSPAFFSLGLVIGMVLPGGLTDHHPVYGLAMGVILGGIFQWALQWFFMKKDSIGLDLSMSLKEGIRHTEARRVMRLIIPSIGGLWVMQGNLLIATILGSYLAKGTISSLYYAMRLVQFPLGLIGAAIATVILPILARQSLEENAKEKSLHTLKDGYRLSLYFMLPATAGLLSLGEPLIKIIFEHGSFRTQSVHETLLALWGYAIGLWSFSGVRILVRIYYAVQNTRFPVKAAIFGLLANLIVSVVFLKSLGIISLAVGITIGSIVNQLVLFYGSKKIMGQWPWVIFGNLLPVLGWSSGLFILEAFLWKKFTVLFPAPSPSLIAMAILFLIVSGATFYIMGTIFSGVEEGRLLLSGSRSLLKRLLRRSR from the coding sequence ATGACCGAACAAACAAAAGAACCCAAGCATCTCGGAAAAAAAACCGGATCGGTCTCACTGGCCACGCTTATATCGAGAATTGCCGGATTTCTGCGGGACATGTTTATCGCCGATCGTTTTGGAACCACGTCCCTCTCGGATCTTTTTTATATCGGGTACAGGATTCCGAATATGCTCAGGGAGCTTTTTGCCGAAGGAGCCCTTTCCTCCGCCTTCATCCCTTCCCTTTCCAGAACGCTCGCAACAAAGGGTGTCCGGGAGGCCTCAAGACTCTATACCGCTGTCCTTTATATCCTCGTCATCATCCTTGGGGGGGTTATCCTTCTCGGAGAGCTCTTCGCCCCGGAGATCCTGCGGATACTCGCTCCGGGATACTCAATGGACCCGCACTCAAGAACCATTGGCATCACCCTCATCCGGATCATGTTTCCTTTTCTGTTCTTCATTTCACTGTCAGCCCTTCTGATGGGCATCCTGAATGTCGAAAACAAGTTTTTCCTGCCGGCATTCTCTCCTGCCTTTTTCTCCCTGGGCCTTGTTATCGGAATGGTTCTTCCCGGCGGACTGACCGATCATCATCCTGTTTATGGACTTGCCATGGGAGTCATTCTAGGAGGGATCTTTCAATGGGCCCTACAGTGGTTCTTCATGAAAAAGGACTCTATTGGACTCGATCTCAGCATGTCCCTCAAAGAAGGGATCCGGCATACCGAAGCCAGGAGGGTCATGCGTCTGATCATTCCTTCAATCGGTGGATTGTGGGTGATGCAGGGGAATCTTCTGATTGCAACGATCCTCGGATCGTATCTCGCAAAGGGCACCATTTCTTCACTCTATTATGCGATGAGGCTTGTTCAGTTTCCTCTCGGACTGATTGGAGCAGCGATCGCAACAGTCATTCTCCCCATTCTTGCCCGGCAAAGTCTTGAGGAAAATGCCAAGGAAAAAAGTCTTCATACCCTGAAAGACGGATACAGGCTTTCACTTTACTTCATGCTTCCGGCAACCGCAGGACTCCTGTCCCTGGGAGAGCCACTGATCAAAATCATTTTCGAGCATGGATCATTCCGGACCCAAAGTGTCCACGAAACACTTCTCGCGCTTTGGGGCTACGCCATCGGACTCTGGTCCTTTTCGGGAGTCCGGATCCTTGTCCGAATCTACTATGCCGTACAAAACACGAGATTCCCGGTCAAAGCGGCCATTTTTGGACTTCTGGCAAACCTTATTGTATCGGTTGTCTTCCTGAAATCGCTGGGAATCATTTCTCTGGCTGTGGGAATTACGATCGGGTCTATCGTCAATCAGCTGGTTCTTTTTTATGGTTCAAAAAAAATCATGGGACAATGGCCATGGGTAATTTTCGGGAATCTCCTCCCTGTTCTGGGGTGGTCTTCAGGGCTTTTCATCCTGGAAGCATTCCTGTGGAAAAAGTTCACCGTTCTGTTTCCGGCACCCAGCCCTTCCCTCATCGCAATGGCAATCCTCTTCCTTATTGTGTCAGGGGCCACTTTTTATATTATGGGAACGATCTTTTCCGGGGTGGAAGAGGGCCGGCTTCTTCTTTCGGGAAGCCGGTCCCTGCTAAAAAGACTCCTTCGAAGAAGCCGCTGA
- the rpsT gene encoding 30S ribosomal protein S20 — MASHSATIKDIRKNEKRRNHNRQAISMIRTMARKVEVAVSEGKKQEAITFLGEVVPVLDHAVNRRILHRNAASRKISRLTNKVNALS; from the coding sequence TTGGCATCCCATAGTGCTACAATCAAAGACATTCGTAAAAATGAAAAAAGACGGAATCACAATCGGCAGGCCATTTCGATGATCAGGACAATGGCCCGCAAGGTTGAGGTGGCTGTCTCCGAAGGCAAAAAGCAGGAAGCCATCACTTTTCTGGGTGAGGTGGTTCCGGTTCTTGATCATGCGGTCAATCGTCGCATCCTTCATCGCAATGCCGCTTCAAGAAAAATTTCCAGGCTGACGAACAAAGTCAACGCACTTTCCTGA